Proteins encoded together in one Ictidomys tridecemlineatus isolate mIctTri1 chromosome 3, mIctTri1.hap1, whole genome shotgun sequence window:
- the LOC101974179 gene encoding uncharacterized protein LOC101974179 isoform X1: MCNSCCGSCCSGQGCGCCQPRCCQTTCCRTTCCHPSCCSPCCGGSSGCGSSGCGSCCCQPICCRTTCCRTTCCRPSCCGSSCCSPCCGGSSGCGGSSGCGSCCCRPCCCVSTCCRPCCCRPICCRTTCCRPSCCGSSCCSPCCGGSSGCGSSSGCGSSCCHPTCLQTTCCRTTCCRPCCC; this comes from the coding sequence ATGTGCAACTCCTGTTGTGGTTCTTGCTGCTCTGGCCAGGGCTGTGGCTGCTGCCAGCCCAGGTGCTGCCAGACCACCTGCTGCAGGACCACCTGCTGCCACCCCAGCTGCTGCAGCCCCTGCTGTGGTGGTTCCAGTGGCTGTGGCTCTAGTGGCTGTGGCTCCTGCTGCTGCCAGCCCATCTGCTGTAGGACCACCTGTTGTAGGACCACCTGCTGCCGTCCTAGCTGCTGTGGTTCCAGCTGCTGCAGCCCCTGCTGTGGTGGCTCCAGTGGCTGTGGAGGTTCCAGTGGCTGTGGCTCCTGCTGCTGTCGCCCCTGCTGCTGTGTCTCCACTTGCTGCCGCCCTTGCTGCTGCCGCCCCATCTGCTGCAGGACCACCTGCTGCCGTCCCAGCTGCTGTGGCTCCAGCTGCTGTAGCCCCTGCTGTGGTGGCTCCAGTGGATGTGGAAGCTCCAGTGGCTGTGGGTCCAGCTGCtgccaccccacctgcctccagaccACCTGCTGCAGGACCACCTGCTGCCGCCCCTGCTGCTGCTAG
- the LOC101974179 gene encoding uncharacterized protein LOC101974179 isoform X3 produces MCNSCCGSCCSGQGCGCCQPRCCQTTCCRTTCCHPSCCSPCCGGSSGCGSSGCGSCCCQPICCRTTCCRTTCCRPSCCGSSCCSPCCGGSSGCGGSSGCGSCCCRPCCCVSTCCRPCCCRPICCRTTCCRPSCCGSSCCSPCCSSGSCC; encoded by the exons ATGTGCAACTCCTGTTGTGGTTCTTGCTGCTCTGGCCAGGGCTGTGGCTGCTGCCAGCCCAGGTGCTGCCAGACCACCTGCTGCAGGACCACCTGCTGCCACCCCAGCTGCTGCAGCCCCTGCTGTGGTGGTTCCAGTGGCTGTGGCTCTAGTGGCTGTGGCTCCTGCTGCTGCCAGCCCATCTGCTGTAGGACCACCTGTTGTAGGACCACCTGCTGCCGTCCTAGCTGCTGTGGTTCCAGCTGCTGCAGCCCCTGCTGTGGTGGCTCCAGTGGCTGTGGAGGTTCCAGTGGCTGTGGCTCCTGCTGCTGTCGCCCCTGCTGCTGTGTCTCCACTTGCTGCCGCCCTTGCTGCTGCCGCCCCATCTGCTGCAGGACCACCTGCTGCCGTCCCAGCTGCTGTGGCTCCAGCTGCTGTAGCCCCT GCTGTTCTAGTGGCTCCTGCTGCTGA
- the LOC101974179 gene encoding uncharacterized protein LOC101974179 isoform X2, with product MCNSCCGSCCSGQGCGCCQPRCCQTTCCRTTCCHPSCCSPCCGGSSGCGSSGCGSCCCQPICCRTTCCRTTCCRPSCCGSSCCSPCCGGSSGCGGSSGCGSCCCRPCCCVSTCCRPCCCRPICCRTTCCRPSCCGSSCCSPSCCRTTCCRPCCC from the exons ATGTGCAACTCCTGTTGTGGTTCTTGCTGCTCTGGCCAGGGCTGTGGCTGCTGCCAGCCCAGGTGCTGCCAGACCACCTGCTGCAGGACCACCTGCTGCCACCCCAGCTGCTGCAGCCCCTGCTGTGGTGGTTCCAGTGGCTGTGGCTCTAGTGGCTGTGGCTCCTGCTGCTGCCAGCCCATCTGCTGTAGGACCACCTGTTGTAGGACCACCTGCTGCCGTCCTAGCTGCTGTGGTTCCAGCTGCTGCAGCCCCTGCTGTGGTGGCTCCAGTGGCTGTGGAGGTTCCAGTGGCTGTGGCTCCTGCTGCTGTCGCCCCTGCTGCTGTGTCTCCACTTGCTGCCGCCCTTGCTGCTGCCGCCCCATCTGCTGCAGGACCACCTGCTGCCGTCCCAGCTGCTGTGGCTCCAGCTGCTGTAGCCCCT CCTGCTGCAGGACCACCTGCTGCCGCCCCTGCTGCTGCTAG